Genomic segment of Deltaproteobacteria bacterium:
TGTTTCAACACGGCGTTGGTCTCGCCTTCTTAGCGACGATTCGCAAAGACGGCGGACCGCGCCTCCATCCTGTGTGCCCGGTGTTAGCGGATGACCACCTCTACCTCTTGATTACACCTACTTCTCCCAAACGCTACGATCTGCTCCGCGATGGTCGCTATGCTCTGCAATCATTCCCGCAAGACAAGGAAGGCAGTGAGGAATTTTATATGACCGGCAGAGCTGAGTGCATCACAGATGGTGTGCTACGGGCGGCAGTGTTTCGGGCAACCAAACATATTGCTAGTGAACATGAAGTGCTCTTCGAGCTGAAGATCGAGCAGGTTATGCACACAAGGTGGGAAAATATCGGAACACCACACATACGACCGATTCACAGAAAGTGGAGAACTTCTCGCGTCACCCAGTACGCTAATTCTAAATTGTAGGGTGGGTACTGCCCACCTTTTTCTTCTTTCGCTAAGGAGATGTTTATGATAGTTTCCCCATCATCACTATTTGATCTCCTATCGACCTATGTCCATCTCAAAGATGGAACTGGTGCTGTGCCAATCGCAGTAGGGGCAGATTTCTGGGAAACGATTGACAAACGAACTGAACTGCACAGCGGACGACTCGTAACGCTCTTCCACATCCAAAGCACTGATGAGTGGACCAACTGGGAAGTACATCCGGCTGGTGACGAACTTGTGTGCCTTCTTTCGGGAGCGATCGATCTGATTCTACAAGAAGAGGGTGGCGAGCGAATCGTCGAACTCCGATCCAGAGCTGCCAGCATTATCCCGCGCAGTGTGTGGCATCGTGCCATCGTTCATACACCTAGTGAGGTGATGTTTATCACTCCCGGTGCAGGAACACAGCTTCGACCTGTCAAAGAAATATAACAGATTTCAGTAGTGCTCTCTTTTCTTGGTTGAGCGAGTGAGTCAGGAGTCTCACATGGCGACCATAAATACAATCCTTCAGTCGGTTTTGTGGCGTAGGCTCGACGTACCAGGGCACGACGCCTGTGCTCTCTGGCATGTTGATGACGGCTGGCGTTTAGCGGGGACGGCGATGTTTCGCACGGAAGAGGGCCGACCCTGCCATCTGAGCTACGTAGTGCATTGTGATTCTTCCTGGCGTACTCGATCTGCCTCGGTTAGTGGGTGGCTTGGCCAGACTCTAGTGCAGATTGCCCTTGAAGTCCTGCCTGGGGAGCGTTGGACGTTGAATGGTGAAGTACAAGGAGAGGAAACTCTGGGTCTCATGGATATCGACCTTGGTTTTACTCCAGCTACCAATCTCGTTCAGTTCCAGCGTTTATCCCTATCTGTTGGTGATAAAATCGAAGCACCCGTCATGTATCTTCATTTCCCTGAATTGACGCTGGGTAGATTAGATCATTGCTATCATCGTATTGCTTTCGACAAATATGACTATCAAGCCCCACGCTTCGGTTACGCAGCTATCTTGCGGGTGTCTGACATGGGATTTGTGACCGACTATCCTGGATTGTGGACCGTTGAGGAGATCCACTCACAACACGAGGATTCACGTAAGCACGAGTAGAGGAGAACATGACGATGCGACGCGAATCATCGGCAAGTCAGAAACGCCAAGAGCGAGAGAAAAACGAGTCACTTGTCTTTCGACCATTGACGCCACGCCTCATGGATGTGCTAGGGACTGTGTTGCGTGGAAGCTGGGGCACAGGGTGCTGGTGCATGTATCCACGCCTTACTGATACTCAGATGCGTGCATTGCCTGGCTTTGGGTCTTTGAACCAACGTCGACGTGAGGCAATGACGCAACTCGCCAGACGCCGCCGTGCTCCGGGAATTGTGGCATTCGAGGGAGATGAACCTGTTGGTTGGGTAGCTATTGCTCCGCGCACTGAACTATTGCGTGTCGAGTCATCACGGGCGACGCCTCGTATCGATGATGAAGATGTATGGGTGATTCCGTGCGTCACTGTTGGTAAGACCGCTCGGGGCCGAGGGATTGCAGTTGCGTTGATCAAGGAGGCTGTAGCGTACGCGTTTAAGCATGGCGCGCCAGTCGTCGAGGCGTATCCACGCGCAGGCGATACGCGTACGAGTAACGACAACGCCTACTTTGGCACGGAGCCGCTTTTTCGTCGCGCTGGATTTCGCGTGGTTCGTACGCCTCCAGAGGATCTTCCACGTAATTGGGTGCCGCGCGTGACGATGCGGTACGTTGAGAGCTAGCAGGAGGGCTTCTAGATAAACACGGAGAAGAGGTTTAAGAAAGTAAAAAATGGTGGTTCCTGCGCAGCCAAAAATTTACCATATCGTGCATGTGGACCGGCTACCATCGATTATCGCAGCTGGCTGTCTGTGGTGCGATGCGGAGATCATTCAGCGTGCACCGTTGGGAACGACCATTGGTATGAGTGATATAAAGCAACGACGACTCAAGGAGTTGACTCTAACCAGTCACCAAGGGTTGCATGTCGGTGACTGTGTGCCGTTCTATTTTTGTCCGCGGTCGGTTATGCTTTATTTAATCCATCAGGCGAATCATCCGAAGTTGGATTATCGCGGTGGGCAAGGTCCAATCGTACATTTGGAGGCTGATCTTCGCGCTTCTGTTGCGTGGGCTCCACGAAATAACCAGCGTTGGGCTTTTACCCTGTCAAATGCCGGAGCGTATTATTTCGAGGACCGCTGTGACTTAGCTCACTTGTATGAAATCAACTGTGAGGCTGTACAGACCAATCGATGGAGTGGGAACGGGATTGCCTCGTCAACTAAGGAAGGGAAACAGGCCGAGTTTCTAATGGAGCATAATTTCCCTTTGGCGTTGGTCGAACGAATAGGAGTAGCTTCATTGGGAGTCCATCAGCAGGTGACCGGTGCATTGCGAGAGAATAATTATCGACCGCTGGTCGAGATCAAACCAGAATGGTACTACCCGTAAGAAGGCGGCGAAGATGATTGAATACAAGTGTGGCGATATTTTGCGAGAAGACGCGGAAGCCCTCGTTAATACGGTAAACTGTGTTGGGGTAATGGGTCGTGGTATCGCGCTTCAATTTAAGAATGCCTTTCCTGAGAACTTTCAGGCCTACGCCGCAGCCTGCAAAAATGAATCGGTACAACCAGGCCGAATGTTCGTATTCGAGACTGGACAACTGACTAACCCACGTTACATCATCAATTTTCCTACTAAGCGACATTGGCGCGGCAAGAGCCGCTTAAGCGATATAGAGGCAGGTCTAAAGTCGCTGGTTGAAACAATACGACGATACAACATCCGCTCCATTGCGATGCCGCCTTTGGGGTGCGGATTGGGTGGGCTCGACTGGTCAGGGGTCAGACCACGTATTGCGGCGGCTCTGCAATCGCTTACGGATGTGCACGTGATTGTTTATGAACCCAACGGAGCACCTGCGGCAGAGAAAATGGTACATACCCGAGAGGTGCCGACTATGACTGCAGGGCGAGCGGCGCTAGTGGAATTGATGAGTCGTTACCTTGGTGGCCTACTCGATCCCTTCGTCACTCTCTTGGAAGTGCACAAACTGATGTATTTCCTGCAGGAGGCTGGCGAGCCGTTGCGGCTGAAGTACAAGAAAGCCCCTTATGGTCCTTATGCTGAAAATCTTAGTCACGTCTTGCGTGATATTGAGGGGCACCTTGTTTCTGGCTATGCCGATGGTGGTGACACACCGAACAAACAGCTCAAGCTGGTACCAGGAGCAATTGAGGATACCACAACGTTCCTGCAGCAGCATCCTAATACTCGAACTCGCTTTGACAGGGTTGCAGATCTGGTAGAGGGGTTCGAGTCGCCCTTTGGCCTGGAGCTTTTGTCTACAGTCCACTGGGTAATGAAACGCGAGTCCGTTAGCTCTGTGGACGAGGTGGTTACTCACACGTACGCTTGGAACAGTCGAAAGCGACAATTTACCTCTCGACAGATTGCTCTGGCTGTGGATGTGCTGTCGAACAAGGGATGGGCCAAAAAACTGGAACCGAGAATGCGCCCATAAGACCAGGCTCTAACAGGGATGGGAATCGGTATCCTCTTGTGAGGTTATCTGGCCGATCTGCATGTGTATGCTTTGGAACCTCGGTATCTTGTTCGTTTGGCAATGCATGCATTCAAGTATCGTATGCGTACGGGTAGACACTGGCACCAATACGCGTCCGACTGCAGATTATGGCTGTACTGAAGATCGCTGCTGTCTACTTTTCCCTCGTGTTCGGTACTGGGTTTGTGCTGGGCATACTCCGTGTCTTAGTGCTTGTTCCTTTGGTTGGTACACGCGCGGCTGAGCTGATCGAAATGCCTTTTATGCTGCTGGCGATTATGGTTGCCGCACGCTGGTTGTATCGTCGATTTGCGACGGCAATTACCCTGCACGCCTGGCTCGCGGTCGGCCTTCTTGCGATGGGTCTCGTTCTTGTTGCCGACGTGTTTGTTGGTGTCGGTCTGCGAGGAATGGCACTGACCGAAGTTATGTTCAATCGCGATCCGGTGTCAGGGACAGTGTACTATGTACTGCTGGTCGTGTTTGCACTGATGCCGTACTGCGTCGCGCGCTTCTTTCCTAAATTTTCTCCATAAACAACTGACACGGCCCGTTTATGAGGATTCCTTGGGATGGTGTGGCCGTTGATAGGCGCTGACATAGGACGGGATAGCAATCGTAGGGGCAAGCCGAGAGTCAGCAACCGGCATTTGTGGTGTCAAGCGTAACGGCAATTCTCCAGCCCAACATGACAACTGGTAATCTTCCTCATCATCAAGTGGCGGACCGGTACGAATTTTTGCTGAGACCTCTTCGAGGGGGAGTCGCAACACACTGGTTGCTTTGAGCTCTTGTTCATTGGGCCAGCGCACCTCATCCCAGCGTTGTGGCGCGACATGATCAACCACAGCTTTGAGCGCGTCATACTTCTCTTGTGGATCGATCACTTCGTGAGCCATGCCAAGGACGAGGGCCGAGCGATAGTTCATCGAGTGATGAAATGCCGAACGTGCCAGCACGAGTCCATCAAGAATCGTTACCGTCACACACATCTGTACCCCTTGTTTCAGATTGCGCAACATACGGCTGGCGCTGGAGCCGTGGACATAGAGTCGATCGTCGAGCCGTGCGTGAATCGTCGGAATGACGTAGGGTTGGTCATCAACCGTGAACCCGACATGGCAGTATAAGCCTTCATCAAGAATGGCGTGGACAACTGCGCGATCATACGCTGCGCGTTTTGGCATGCGGTGCAACGTGGTGCGCTCGGTCGGGGTGAATTGTGACATTGCGTGATCCTTTCTTATTTGTTACAGTACAAAAATATGAAAGTAGTGTTACAATATCTAATCGCTGGAGATGATGCAAGAACCATTGTCGACAGCATCGAAGACGGGGTGCAGAAAGGAAGTATTCCCAATGGTGCGATGCTTCCTACGGTGCGGGCTTTAGCTACTGCACTGAGAGTGAGCCCCACGACTGTTGCTGCCGCGTATCGCACTTTGCGAACGCGAGGAGTATTGAGTGCGCAAGGACGGCGTGGGACGCGGATCAGCGCGCGACCTCCGGTTGCGAGTCGTCCGGCGGTATCAATTCCGCGCGGTTTACGGAATCTTATTCAAGGCAGTCCAGATCCGCAGTTACTGCCAGACCTCCGCGCACTCGCACCGAAGCTTGTGCTTCGTCCACGTTTGTATGGTGAAGTGACCAATCGACCACAACTTCTCGCTTTGGCTGCTGAGCAATTCGAAGCTGATCGTATTCCCACAACAGCATTGGCGATTATGGGTGGCGCACTTGATGCGGTTGAACGGGTACTGCAGGCTCACGCTCGTACGGGGGATCGTGTCGCCGTCGAAGATCCAGGCTACAGTGAGGTCTTCGATCTGTTCGGCGCGTTAGGTTTGATTGCTGAACCAGTGCCGATTGATGATCGCGGATTGCTTCCGGTTCCCCTTGAACAGGTACTGAAGAGTGGAGTAGTTGCTTGTATTCTCACTCCGCGCGCACAAAACCCCACTGGTGCGGCGCTTGATGAGCAGCGTGCTAGAGAGCTGAGAAAAGTCTTCGACAAATACGATGACGTTCTGGTCATTGAAGACGATCATGCCGGTCCAGTGGCTGGTGTTCCTGCCTTCACA
This window contains:
- a CDS encoding aminotransferase class I/II-fold pyridoxal phosphate-dependent enzyme is translated as MKVVLQYLIAGDDARTIVDSIEDGVQKGSIPNGAMLPTVRALATALRVSPTTVAAAYRTLRTRGVLSAQGRRGTRISARPPVASRPAVSIPRGLRNLIQGSPDPQLLPDLRALAPKLVLRPRLYGEVTNRPQLLALAAEQFEADRIPTTALAIMGGALDAVERVLQAHARTGDRVAVEDPGYSEVFDLFGALGLIAEPVPIDDRGLLPVPLEQVLKSGVVACILTPRAQNPTGAALDEQRARELRKVFDKYDDVLVIEDDHAGPVAGVPAFTVCHPKKLRWAVVRSVSKSLGPDLRLAVVVGDTTTIARVEGRQSLGAGWVSHILQEIVENLWSDAATTKKLQVAAKTYTERRNALIQALKLHGIAAHGRSGLNVWIPVREEGSLITSLSAAGWAVRGGERYRIKSPPAIRVTISTLQPTEAIRLAEDIAQNLQPDRRTHSV
- a CDS encoding GNAT family N-acetyltransferase; its protein translation is MTMRRESSASQKRQEREKNESLVFRPLTPRLMDVLGTVLRGSWGTGCWCMYPRLTDTQMRALPGFGSLNQRRREAMTQLARRRRAPGIVAFEGDEPVGWVAIAPRTELLRVESSRATPRIDDEDVWVIPCVTVGKTARGRGIAVALIKEAVAYAFKHGAPVVEAYPRAGDTRTSNDNAYFGTEPLFRRAGFRVVRTPPEDLPRNWVPRVTMRYVES
- a CDS encoding DUF4433 domain-containing protein, whose translation is MVVPAQPKIYHIVHVDRLPSIIAAGCLWCDAEIIQRAPLGTTIGMSDIKQRRLKELTLTSHQGLHVGDCVPFYFCPRSVMLYLIHQANHPKLDYRGGQGPIVHLEADLRASVAWAPRNNQRWAFTLSNAGAYYFEDRCDLAHLYEINCEAVQTNRWSGNGIASSTKEGKQAEFLMEHNFPLALVERIGVASLGVHQQVTGALRENNYRPLVEIKPEWYYP
- a CDS encoding macro domain-containing protein translates to MIEYKCGDILREDAEALVNTVNCVGVMGRGIALQFKNAFPENFQAYAAACKNESVQPGRMFVFETGQLTNPRYIINFPTKRHWRGKSRLSDIEAGLKSLVETIRRYNIRSIAMPPLGCGLGGLDWSGVRPRIAAALQSLTDVHVIVYEPNGAPAAEKMVHTREVPTMTAGRAALVELMSRYLGGLLDPFVTLLEVHKLMYFLQEAGEPLRLKYKKAPYGPYAENLSHVLRDIEGHLVSGYADGGDTPNKQLKLVPGAIEDTTTFLQQHPNTRTRFDRVADLVEGFESPFGLELLSTVHWVMKRESVSSVDEVVTHTYAWNSRKRQFTSRQIALAVDVLSNKGWAKKLEPRMRP
- a CDS encoding pyridoxamine 5'-phosphate oxidase family protein; amino-acid sequence: MSQFTPTERTTLHRMPKRAAYDRAVVHAILDEGLYCHVGFTVDDQPYVIPTIHARLDDRLYVHGSSASRMLRNLKQGVQMCVTVTILDGLVLARSAFHHSMNYRSALVLGMAHEVIDPQEKYDALKAVVDHVAPQRWDEVRWPNEQELKATSVLRLPLEEVSAKIRTGPPLDDEEDYQLSCWAGELPLRLTPQMPVADSRLAPTIAIPSYVSAYQRPHHPKESS